CCGCCGGTGGCCACCCGGGTGCCACCGGAGTTGTAGAAGTCCCCTTGTCCGGTGCCGAAGTTGGTGACGAAGGGCTTGGCTGTGACGGGCGAGGACTCGGCGACGTAGCCGGCGAGGCCCGGCCAGCTGTCGGAGCGGTTGGTGTTGGACGGGTCGCCGTTGGCGCCGACCCAGTAGCGGGCATCCTTCGCGTAGAAGTCGGCGCGGTCGGTGGCGGACTTCCACGTCCACTCGGGCCGGTAGAGGCCGAGCGAGGTGGTGTGCGGCTGCCCGGGCGGGAACAGGGTGTTCCAGTCGACGCTCGTGTTGTAGCCGTTGGCCTCGGTGTCGATGCCGGAGTAGAGCTCGTACTCGCTGCGGCCGAGCTGTCGGGCCAGTGTGCGGGAGGAGTCCAGACCGGTGGACGTCCAGCCGAAGTTCAGGAACATCGAGTCCGATGTCCGCTTCGAACCGTCCTGGAGATAGGGCGAGTTGGCGGAGGTGAGTGCGTTCTGCCAGCCCACCGCGCCGGTAGTGGTCATCGCGTCGTACCACATGAACTCGGTACTGCCCTGCGCCTTGGTGTACTGCATGAGGTCGCGCAGTTCGGTGGCGAGGGTCGAATCGCCGCCGCCCGTCTCCTGGTTGATGAACCAGCCGTCGAAGCCGTAGTAACGGGCGGCCTGGACGAGCTTGTCGGCGACGGGGTAGCGGCTGCCGGACTTCTGGACGAAGTCGCGCACCCACTCGATCCGGCCGCCGTAGGCGCCGGGCGGGAAGAAGACGGTGCCGTAGACCTTGACGCCGTTGCGGTGGGCGGCGTCGACGACGGTCGGGTTGGGGGCGAGGATCAGGCCCTCGCCGGCCGAGCCGCCCCAGAACACCAGCTTGTCGACGTACTGCCAGTAGCCGAAGGCGTAGTAGTTGGGGTCGGCGGAGCCCTGGGACGGGTTGTTGGAGGTGGGGCCGAAGGAGACCAAGGAGGCGATCTTCCCTTCGCCCGCACGGGCGTTGGGGTTGGCTCTGAGCGCGGGGTCGCTGGTGCGCGGCTGGAGCGGGACGCGGGAGCGGTTGAAGCGGGCGTCGGGATCGGTGGCCGGGTCCCAGGCGAGGATGGTGCTGGGGTACCAGTACGAGGCGTAGGGCTGGTTGCCGGCGGCGGTGGCGGCCGGTGCGGGCGCGGCGAACCTGGCGGACGGCTCGGCGTGCGGGTCGGCGTGCGCGGCGGGTACGGCGGCCAGCGCCGCGGTCGCGAGCACGGCGCTGAGCAGCAGGGGGAGACGTCGTGACATGCGGTGGCTCCGATCGAGCGGCGGAGGGTGGGGTGGCCCACCGGCACGGGCGGGCCCGGGTGCATGCGGGCGTGGCGGTGCTCGTGGTGCTCGTCGGACGTGCTCGAAGAGAGGTACTCGGAGATGAGAAGTACTCGGAGGGAGGTACTCGGTGAGGGGGCGCGCAGGACGCAAGGGCCGGGCCCCCTCGGCGCAGCGAGGCTAAATCGGTTAAGAAGCAGTGTCAATGACTCGCGCAGCAACCACCCCGGCGGGGGACGCGGCGGCCGGCGGCGCCGTCGACTCCCGCACGGTCAGACGCGGCGTCGGCATCTGCAGATCGCGCCCTGGCCCGGCCTCATCCACCACCGCCAGCAGGGTGCGCGCCACCTGCTCGCCGAGCGCGAAGGTGTCCCGGCTGAGCGCGGTCAGCGGCGGGTGGACGATCCGGGCGAGCACCGAGTCGTCGAAGGAGACGATCGACAGATCGCCGGGCACCGCGACGCCCATCTCCCCCGCCACGCCCAGCCCGGCCACGGCCATCACGTCGCTGTCGTAGACGATCGCGGTGGGTCGCCTGGTCCGCGAGAGCAGGGTGCGGGTGGCGGCGGCCCCCTCGGCGTCGCTGAAGTCGGTCGGCACCGAGACGGCCTCCTCCAGCCCGAGCCGGCGCGAGGCGTCGCGCACCGCGCGGATCCGCCGCTGGGTGTGCTGGAAGTGCGGCAGCCCGGCCAGGTGGGCGATCCGGCGGTGCCCGATGGCGGCCAGGTAGTCGACGATCGAGAGCATCGCCTCCCGGTCGTCGGCCCAGATCCGCAGCGGCCCGGCGCCCTTGCCGGGTCCGCCCAGGACGACCGCGGGCAGCCCGAGTTCGTCCAGCGCCGGCAGCCGCGGGTCGCGGGTCTGGAGGTCGACGACGATGAATCCGTCCACCCGGTGTTCGGAGGCCCAGCGCCGGTAGACGTCGATCTCGGCGGCGGTGTCCTCGACGACCATCAGGTGCAGCGCGACGGACCCGGCCGAGAGCACCGCTTGGAGGCCGGAGAGCAGCTGGCCGAAGAACGGCTCGACCCCGATGGTGCGGGCCGGGCGCGCGATCACCAGGCCGACGGCGTCGGCCCGGGCGCCGCCGAGGGCGCGGGCGGCGCTGTGCGGACGCCACTTCATCTCCTCCGCGACCCGCAGGATCCGCGCCCTGGTCGCCTCGCTGACCCCGGGTCGGCCGTTGAGCGCGAAGGACACCGCACCCTTGGAGACACCGGCCTGACGGGCGATGTCGGCGATCGTCGGTCTGCCCACGGCATCCGACCCCTCTCTTGACAGCCAAGTTTAGGCCGGAGCATAGTCCCTGAGGCAGCTAGACCGGTTTAGTACAGCCAGGCTCCGATCTCGGCACAATCGCACCTCCGAGCACCGTTGAACACTGCCTGAGCACCCCCCTGAGCACCCCCTGAGCACCCCCCTGAGCGCCCCTGAGCACCATCCCCACCCACCTCTGGACCGGGAGACCCTCATGCGAAGAATCCGGGCGGCACTTACGGCGACGGCGGTCACCGCCGCCGCACTCACCGGCTGCGGACTCGGCTCCGGCGACAGCAAGAGCAGCGACAGCGTGGCCTCCGCGGCCGCCACCGGCGAGGTCAAGGGCAAGGTCTCGTTACAGACCTGGGCGCTCAAGCCGAAGTTCACCGACTACGTGCAGGGCGTGATCGACGGCTTCAGGAAGAAGTACCCCGGCGTCGAGGTCGAGTGGCTCGACCAGCCCGGCGAGGGCTACTCCGACAAGGTCCTCAGCCAGGCCGCCGCCGGCACCCTCCCCGACGTGGTCAACCTCCCACCCGACTTCGCCCTCCCGCTGGCCAGGAAAGGCCTCCTGCTGGACGCCGCCAAGGCCGATCCGAAGCTCGCCGACGAGTACGTCGCGGGCGGCGTCGACGCCTACCGCTTCGCCGGCCAGGACGGCACCTACGGCTACCCCTGGTACCTCAACACCGATGTGAACTACTGGAGTTCGGAGCTCCTCACCACGTACGGCCTGGACCCGAAGAAGCTCCCCGCCACCCTCGACGACCTCATCGCCCAGGCCCGGGTGATGAAGGAGAGGTCCGGCGGCCGAACCTACCTGATGAGCCGCAAGCCCGGCATCGGCGACCTCTACAACGCCGGCGTGAGGATCATGGCCGACGACGGCCGGTCCTTCACCTTCAACACCCCCGAGGCCGCCGCGCTGCTCGACAAGTACCGCGACGCCTTCAAGGAGGGCCTGCTCCCCAAGGACGTCCTGACCAACACCTACGCCGGCAACTCCAAGCTCTTCAACTCCGGCACCGCCGCCTGGACGACCGCCGGCGCCAACTACATCACCGGCCTCGCCACCGACAATCCGACACTCGCCCCGAAGGTCGTCCCCTCCCCCGCGATGAACATCCCGCCGCTGTACGTCCAGGGCGTGTCCATCCCGAAGAGCACGAAGAACCCCGCAGCCGCCGTCGCCCTCGCCCGCTGGGTCACCAACGCCGAGAACCAGGCCGCGCTGTCCCACCTGACCAGCGTCTTCCCGTCCACCAAGGCCTCCGCCGACGACCCGTTCTTCAGCCGCAGCGACGGCACCAACGCCGGCGACGCCAAGGTGATCGCCTTCAACTCCCTGGCCAAGGCGAAGATCATCCAGCCCGTCCAGATCGACGACGCGATGAGCACGGTGATCAACCAGCAGATCGCCCTGGCCATCAGCGGCGACACGAGCTCCAGGCAGGCGCTGGACTCCGCCGTCGAGCAGTGCAACAAGCTGCTCAAGGGCTGAGCAGCCGCGCCGAGGACCGTACCGGCCGAGCGGCGGACGCCCGGGCACCGGCCCCCGGAACCCGCCGCCCCAGGAGGGCAGCAGCATGACCCACCGGCGTTGGTTCACCCCCTGGCTGCTCGCCGGGCCCGCGATGGTCTGGCTGGCCGTCTTCAACCTCTGGCCGGCCGTCAACACCGTGATCCTGTCCTTCACCAACGCCAAGCCGCTGGATGGCGGGCAGTTCACCGGCCTGGAGAACTACGGGCGGATCCTCGACGACGAACAGCTCGCCGACGCCCTGCTCAACAGCGTCGTCTTCATGCTGGTCTGCCTCCCCCTGCTGACCTTCCTGCCGCTGCTGCTCGCCCTGCTCGTCCAGCGGAAGATCCCCGGCCTCACCTTCTTCCGCACCGCGTTCTACACCCCGGTCATCGCCTCCGCCGTCGTGGTGGCGCTGATCTGGGGCTGGGTGCTGGACGACCGCGGTCTGGTCAACGGCCTGCTCCAGCGGAGCGGGCTGGCCGACTCCCCGGTCTCGTTCCTCACCGACCGCTGGCTGCTCCTCCTCAGCGCGATCGCCCTGACCGTCTGGAAGGGCCTCGGCTACTACATGGTCATCTACCTGTCCGCCCTCGCCAACGTGCCGCGCGAACTGCACGAGGCCGCGGCCGTCGACGGTGCCGGCCCCTTCCGCCGGTTCCGGCACGTCACCCTCCCGGGGGTGCGGCCGACCATGATGCTGGTCTCCGTCCTCATCTCGGTCAGCGCCCTGCGCGTCTTCTCCGAGCTGTACGTGCTCTCCAACGGCCAGGGCGGCCCCGGCGGCCGGGACATGTCCGTGGTGATGCTGATCCAGATGTACAGCCGCGGCTTCACCGGCCACCTCGGCTACGCCTCCGCGCTCAGCCTGATGCTGTTCGCCATCACCCTCGGCCCGATGCTGCTCCTGATGCGGCTGAACCGAAAGGCGGCCTGAGCCCGTGACCACGCGCCGCTCCCCGGACACCCGAAGATCACAGGGCTCCCGAACGTCCCGGGGCTCCCGCGGCCTCAACACCCCCTCCCCCGCCGGGACCGCCCTGCGCTACCTGCTGCTCGTCCTCGTCCTCCTCCTCGTCATCGGCCCGTTCCTGTGGCAGCTGTCCACCTCCCTCAAGGGCCCGGGCGAGGACGTCTACACCCGCACCCCGGCCTTCCTCCCCGAGGACCTCACCTTCTCCAACTACGCGAAGGTCGCCGACACCATCCCGGTCTGGACCTACGCCCTCAACTCCCTGACCGTCGCCGCGGTCTGCATCGCCGGCAACGTCATCGGCTGCACACTGGCCGGCTACGCCCTGGCCCGGCTGCGCTTCCGCGGTGCCAGGCTCGTCCTCGGCCTCTTCCTCGCCACCCTCGTGCTCCCCGGCGAGGTGACCATCGTCTCCCAGTACGTGCTGGTGCGCAGCCTCGGCCTCGCCGACAGCCTGGCCGGCGTCGCCCTGCCCGGCGCGCTCGCCATGCTCAACGTCCTGCTGATGCGCACCGCCTTCGCCGCCGTCCCCGTCGAACTCGACCAGTCCGCCCTCGTCGACGGCGCCACCGTGTGGCAGCGGCTCTGGCACGTCGGACTGCCGAACGTGCGCGGCATGCTCAGCGTGATCGCCATCTTCACCTTCATCGGCGCCTGGGACGACTTCCTCTGGCCGCTGATCGTGCTCAACGACCCGCAGAAGTACACGCTCACCGTCGGGCTCCAGTACCTCAACGGCACGTTCTCCGCGAACCCCCGGCTGATCGCCGCCGGCACCATGATCGCCTTCCTGCCGATCGTCGTCGTGTTCGCCGCCTGCCAGCGCTTCTTCTTCAAGGGCGTCGAGGAGGGAGCCGTCAAGGGTTAGCCCGCCGTCCGTCCGCCCCGACCCTGCCGAGGAAGCACCCGCCCATGACCGGCTCCGCCCCGCAGCGCCCCCGCTTCGGCGCCAACTACACGCCCACCTCGGGCTGGTTCCACCACTGGCTCGACTTCGACCTCGACGCCGTCCGCGCCGACCTCGACTCCGTCGCCGCACTCGGCCTGGACCACGTCCGCGTCTTCCCGCTCTGGCCGCTCTTCCAGCCCAACCGCACGCTGATCCGCCCGCGTGCCGTCGAACAGCTCGCCGCGCTCGTCGACGCGGCCGGCGAGCGCGGGCTCGACGTCGCGGTGGACGGCCTCCAGGGCCACCTGTCGAGCTTCGACTTCCTGCCCTCCTGGACCCGGACCTGG
The nucleotide sequence above comes from Streptomyces kaniharaensis. Encoded proteins:
- a CDS encoding endo-beta-N-acetylglucosaminidase codes for the protein MSRRLPLLLSAVLATAALAAVPAAHADPHAEPSARFAAPAPAATAAGNQPYASYWYPSTILAWDPATDPDARFNRSRVPLQPRTSDPALRANPNARAGEGKIASLVSFGPTSNNPSQGSADPNYYAFGYWQYVDKLVFWGGSAGEGLILAPNPTVVDAAHRNGVKVYGTVFFPPGAYGGRIEWVRDFVQKSGSRYPVADKLVQAARYYGFDGWFINQETGGGDSTLATELRDLMQYTKAQGSTEFMWYDAMTTTGAVGWQNALTSANSPYLQDGSKRTSDSMFLNFGWTSTGLDSSRTLARQLGRSEYELYSGIDTEANGYNTSVDWNTLFPPGQPHTTSLGLYRPEWTWKSATDRADFYAKDARYWVGANGDPSNTNRSDSWPGLAGYVAESSPVTAKPFVTNFGTGQGDFYNSGGTRVATGGWNNLSLQDVPPTYRWMVGSDGSKLTPSVDFTDAYQGGSSLRLTGTLDATNTVRLYQTSLPVAADTRLSVVLRTPAAGPTRLKAAVSFTDAPSSFSTLDLGANSGTGWERHTLDLSPYEGRTIAQIALQADGSDPAYDIRIGQIAVYDGTVETPDAPDGLTVLGASDIVAGSSQSLRLSWMAAPGGHVHHYEVYRRNADGTRTFLGATPNDAYFVGRLDRAGGEDGTTLDVEAVSTTFGRSAAATTTVSWTATPPVGNLALNRLATASGRCNADEGPAKAVNGSVSGGTSDKWCTLTRGKWLEVDLGSARQLSKFVVRHASAGGESASYNTRDFSIRVRSNTTDPWTTVANVTGNTAGTTTHPVTTTARYVRLVVTRPTQTTDPAARIYEFEAWGR
- a CDS encoding LacI family DNA-binding transcriptional regulator — translated: MGRPTIADIARQAGVSKGAVSFALNGRPGVSEATRARILRVAEEMKWRPHSAARALGGARADAVGLVIARPARTIGVEPFFGQLLSGLQAVLSAGSVALHLMVVEDTAAEIDVYRRWASEHRVDGFIVVDLQTRDPRLPALDELGLPAVVLGGPGKGAGPLRIWADDREAMLSIVDYLAAIGHRRIAHLAGLPHFQHTQRRIRAVRDASRRLGLEEAVSVPTDFSDAEGAAATRTLLSRTRRPTAIVYDSDVMAVAGLGVAGEMGVAVPGDLSIVSFDDSVLARIVHPPLTALSRDTFALGEQVARTLLAVVDEAGPGRDLQMPTPRLTVRESTAPPAAASPAGVVAARVIDTAS
- a CDS encoding ABC transporter substrate-binding protein, whose translation is MRRIRAALTATAVTAAALTGCGLGSGDSKSSDSVASAAATGEVKGKVSLQTWALKPKFTDYVQGVIDGFRKKYPGVEVEWLDQPGEGYSDKVLSQAAAGTLPDVVNLPPDFALPLARKGLLLDAAKADPKLADEYVAGGVDAYRFAGQDGTYGYPWYLNTDVNYWSSELLTTYGLDPKKLPATLDDLIAQARVMKERSGGRTYLMSRKPGIGDLYNAGVRIMADDGRSFTFNTPEAAALLDKYRDAFKEGLLPKDVLTNTYAGNSKLFNSGTAAWTTAGANYITGLATDNPTLAPKVVPSPAMNIPPLYVQGVSIPKSTKNPAAAVALARWVTNAENQAALSHLTSVFPSTKASADDPFFSRSDGTNAGDAKVIAFNSLAKAKIIQPVQIDDAMSTVINQQIALAISGDTSSRQALDSAVEQCNKLLKG
- a CDS encoding carbohydrate ABC transporter permease; the protein is MTHRRWFTPWLLAGPAMVWLAVFNLWPAVNTVILSFTNAKPLDGGQFTGLENYGRILDDEQLADALLNSVVFMLVCLPLLTFLPLLLALLVQRKIPGLTFFRTAFYTPVIASAVVVALIWGWVLDDRGLVNGLLQRSGLADSPVSFLTDRWLLLLSAIALTVWKGLGYYMVIYLSALANVPRELHEAAAVDGAGPFRRFRHVTLPGVRPTMMLVSVLISVSALRVFSELYVLSNGQGGPGGRDMSVVMLIQMYSRGFTGHLGYASALSLMLFAITLGPMLLLMRLNRKAA
- a CDS encoding carbohydrate ABC transporter permease, with protein sequence MTTRRSPDTRRSQGSRTSRGSRGLNTPSPAGTALRYLLLVLVLLLVIGPFLWQLSTSLKGPGEDVYTRTPAFLPEDLTFSNYAKVADTIPVWTYALNSLTVAAVCIAGNVIGCTLAGYALARLRFRGARLVLGLFLATLVLPGEVTIVSQYVLVRSLGLADSLAGVALPGALAMLNVLLMRTAFAAVPVELDQSALVDGATVWQRLWHVGLPNVRGMLSVIAIFTFIGAWDDFLWPLIVLNDPQKYTLTVGLQYLNGTFSANPRLIAAGTMIAFLPIVVVFAACQRFFFKGVEEGAVKG